From Acidobacteriota bacterium, one genomic window encodes:
- a CDS encoding NTP transferase domain-containing protein: MRAGATDAVLSPEQQRIAEAGIKALIPVAGDRTMLDLILENLSAAGFSDFVLVIGNEHAAIREFCASRGYDASFAIQKEPLGTSDAVLASAAEVLADELFLVVNSDNLYPVESLRRLRETNRPGLVAFARTGLIEHGNIAAERIAKFATIETNARGDLEQIVEKPEIVAPDSYVSMNAWLFSPAIFEACERIGPSPRGEFEITAAVQYAIDELGQSFAVVRSDEGVLDLSSRSDIETARLRIENREP, translated from the coding sequence ATGCGCGCCGGCGCGACCGACGCCGTCTTGTCGCCTGAGCAGCAGCGGATCGCCGAAGCAGGGATCAAAGCGCTGATTCCGGTGGCGGGCGATCGGACGATGCTCGATCTGATCTTGGAAAATCTGTCCGCGGCCGGATTCTCCGACTTCGTTCTCGTCATCGGCAACGAACACGCGGCAATCCGCGAATTTTGCGCGTCGCGCGGTTATGACGCGAGTTTTGCGATTCAAAAGGAACCGCTCGGAACCTCCGACGCGGTTCTCGCCTCGGCAGCGGAGGTCCTGGCGGACGAACTTTTTCTTGTCGTCAATTCCGACAATCTCTATCCGGTCGAAAGCCTCCGCCGGCTCCGGGAAACTAACCGGCCGGGTCTCGTCGCCTTCGCACGCACGGGGCTGATCGAACACGGGAACATCGCCGCAGAGAGGATCGCTAAGTTCGCGACGATCGAAACGAACGCGCGCGGCGACCTTGAACAGATCGTCGAAAAACCCGAGATCGTCGCACCGGATTCGTATGTTTCGATGAACGCGTGGCTGTTTTCCCCCGCGATATTCGAGGCATGCGAGAGAATCGGGCCTTCGCCGCGCGGCGAATTCGAGATCACCGCCGCCGTGCAGTACGCGATCGATGAACTGGGACAGTCATTCGCCGTTGTCCGATCCGACGAAGGCGTTCTCGATCTCTCAAGCCGATCGGACATTGAAACGGCGCGTCTCCGAATCGAAAATCGAGAGCCTTGA
- a CDS encoding galactokinase, with product MFIPGRIEFLGKHTDYCGGESIVCPISRGFHFDFESVADLTVTLENRDSGETLSFDLADPRKRFGWINYAIEVGGRLRANFGEALDRGVRLSFTSDLPQAAGLSSSSALMIMVFTALAEANNLHETDVFRANIANELDLAEYLGCIENGQTFRGLKGSSGVGTFGGSQDHAAIVAGRTGHLTRFGFGPLRRVAELTLPDDYSFVVASSGVIAEKTGDALKKYNRISRMAAEIASKFFGGSLASVIGEFGIEEIERVIRTNPSAYPADDLIRRLRQFYEESFEIIPAVAKLIETGRIEAIGELVDRSHGNAESKLGNQVEETVFLQRSARALGAVASSAFGAGFGGSVYALVKTADAEAFLNAWRNEYRAGFPIPASCFFSTSCRDSA from the coding sequence ATGTTCATTCCCGGTCGAATAGAATTTCTCGGAAAGCACACCGATTATTGCGGCGGCGAGAGCATCGTTTGCCCGATCAGTCGCGGTTTTCATTTCGATTTCGAATCCGTCGCCGATCTGACGGTCACGCTGGAGAACCGAGACTCCGGCGAAACGCTCTCGTTCGACCTTGCCGATCCGCGCAAGCGATTTGGTTGGATCAACTACGCGATCGAGGTCGGCGGCCGTTTGCGCGCGAATTTCGGGGAAGCGTTGGACCGCGGCGTCCGTCTCTCGTTTACCAGCGATCTTCCGCAAGCCGCCGGACTTTCGAGCTCGAGCGCGCTGATGATAATGGTCTTCACGGCGCTTGCCGAGGCCAACAATCTTCACGAAACCGACGTTTTCCGCGCCAACATCGCCAATGAACTCGATCTCGCCGAATATCTCGGCTGCATCGAGAATGGACAGACCTTTCGCGGCTTGAAGGGCTCGTCGGGTGTCGGAACGTTTGGCGGAAGTCAGGATCACGCGGCGATCGTCGCCGGCCGCACGGGCCATCTGACGCGTTTCGGTTTCGGACCGTTGCGTCGCGTCGCCGAACTCACGCTTCCGGACGACTATAGTTTTGTTGTCGCGTCGAGCGGGGTGATTGCGGAAAAAACCGGCGATGCGCTGAAAAAGTACAATCGCATTTCAAGAATGGCCGCCGAGATCGCATCGAAGTTTTTCGGCGGCTCGCTCGCTTCGGTGATCGGCGAATTCGGGATCGAGGAAATCGAACGGGTGATCCGAACGAACCCGTCGGCATATCCCGCCGACGATCTGATCAGGCGTCTCCGCCAGTTTTACGAAGAAAGTTTCGAGATAATCCCTGCCGTTGCGAAACTGATCGAAACCGGTCGGATCGAAGCGATCGGGGAACTCGTCGACCGTTCGCACGGCAACGCTGAATCCAAGCTCGGCAATCAGGTCGAAGAAACCGTTTTTCTGCAGCGCTCGGCCCGCGCGCTCGGCGCGGTCGCCTCCTCCGCCTTCGGCGCCGGCTTCGGCGGCAGCGTCTACGCTCTGGTTAAAACTGCCGATGCCGAAGCATTCTTGAATGCCTGGCGCAACGAATACCGCGCCGGATTCCCGATCCCGGCTTCGTGCTTTTTTTCGACAAGCTGCCGCGACTCCGCTTGA
- a CDS encoding sodium:solute symporter family protein, whose protein sequence is MTNFSWLLDGSIIGVYLLITMAAGIYVRKFVGKVDDFLVAGREMNVYLGIASLAATEFGIVTCMYTAEAGYKYGFAGVTPGISMAVAMLVIGYTGFCIKPLRDSGVITIPELIEKQFGPRVRWAAGVVIVLGGLLNMGVFLRVGGQFLTRIVGLSADSFIEPQKIFGFSFGYLEMIMATLLIGVAAYTILGGMLSVLVTDFLQFVVMSAGLIAVTLLILVNIGWEKIATTVESNYGAGGFNPFVHPDLGWSYVVFQILLNTAAVLTWQTTIARVLAAKDSRTGQSIYVRTAFFFVCRFLIPAIWGIAALATLGKVTNTLDAMPMFLSTFVPVGLMGLCIAAMLAADMSTDSSYMLTWGSVIYNDILAPFRKTPWSEKKGLFVNRTIVALIGVFLLFWGLLYPLEGDLWAYLGITGTIYLASISVLLIASCYWKRANSWGATASIIVAAAIPASFLILEKLPATAAFAKQIGPYYSGIAAYVCSALGMVVFSLLKPKGGIAQ, encoded by the coding sequence ATGACCAACTTTAGCTGGCTTTTGGACGGAAGCATCATCGGTGTCTATTTGTTGATAACGATGGCCGCCGGAATCTATGTCCGCAAATTCGTCGGCAAAGTCGACGATTTTCTCGTCGCCGGACGCGAGATGAACGTCTATCTCGGAATCGCGTCGCTCGCCGCGACCGAATTCGGGATCGTAACCTGTATGTACACCGCGGAAGCCGGTTACAAATACGGTTTCGCCGGCGTCACGCCGGGCATCTCGATGGCCGTGGCGATGCTCGTCATCGGCTACACCGGATTCTGCATCAAACCGCTCCGCGACTCCGGCGTGATCACGATCCCAGAGCTGATCGAAAAACAATTCGGACCGCGCGTCCGTTGGGCGGCCGGCGTCGTGATCGTCCTCGGCGGATTGCTCAATATGGGCGTTTTCCTGCGCGTCGGCGGGCAGTTTCTGACGCGTATCGTCGGACTCAGCGCCGATTCCTTCATCGAACCTCAGAAAATTTTCGGATTCAGTTTCGGATACCTCGAAATGATAATGGCGACGCTGCTGATCGGCGTTGCGGCCTATACGATCCTCGGCGGAATGCTCTCAGTGCTTGTCACCGATTTCCTGCAGTTCGTCGTTATGAGCGCCGGTTTGATCGCGGTTACGCTCCTGATCCTCGTTAATATCGGATGGGAAAAGATCGCGACGACCGTCGAATCCAATTACGGCGCCGGCGGGTTCAATCCGTTCGTGCATCCCGACCTCGGCTGGTCGTACGTCGTATTTCAGATACTTCTCAATACGGCCGCCGTCCTGACGTGGCAAACGACGATCGCCCGCGTACTGGCGGCAAAGGATTCGAGGACCGGACAATCGATCTACGTCCGCACGGCGTTCTTCTTTGTCTGCCGCTTCCTGATTCCCGCGATCTGGGGAATCGCGGCACTGGCGACGCTCGGAAAAGTTACAAACACGCTCGACGCGATGCCGATGTTTCTTTCGACGTTTGTTCCGGTCGGTCTGATGGGGCTTTGCATCGCGGCGATGCTCGCGGCCGATATGTCGACCGATTCGAGCTATATGCTGACCTGGGGAAGCGTCATTTACAACGACATCCTGGCGCCGTTTCGCAAGACGCCTTGGTCGGAAAAGAAAGGACTTTTCGTGAACCGCACGATCGTCGCGCTGATCGGGGTATTTCTGCTTTTCTGGGGTCTCCTATATCCGCTCGAAGGCGATCTCTGGGCGTATCTCGGCATAACTGGAACGATCTATCTCGCCTCGATCTCGGTTCTGCTGATCGCGAGCTGCTACTGGAAACGCGCGAACAGCTGGGGCGCGACGGCATCGATCATCGTCGCGGCCGCGATTCCGGCATCGTTCCTGATTCTCGAAAAACTGCCCGCGACGGCCGCGTTTGCGAAACAGATCGGACCGTATTATTCCGGCATCGCGGCATATGTCTGCTCGGCACTTGGAATGGTCGTTTTCTCGCTTCTGAAACCTAAAGGAGGGATTGCGCAATGA
- a CDS encoding DinB family protein: MNLHNDKDRAELIARINALGPDSKGNWGKMNVNQMLCHCADALRGTLGELGAITDQSSFISRNLLKPLVLYVIPIPKDVPTSKRADQVNGDGTRPTDFESDRETLIALMERLAATPTDYEFGRHFKFGAMNRTEWGIMGAKHIDHHLKQFGV, from the coding sequence ATGAACCTGCATAACGATAAAGACCGGGCTGAACTGATCGCCAGGATCAACGCCTTAGGTCCCGATTCCAAAGGAAATTGGGGCAAGATGAACGTCAACCAAATGCTCTGCCATTGCGCCGACGCCCTGCGAGGTACTCTTGGCGAACTCGGAGCGATTACCGATCAGAGTTCGTTCATCAGTCGAAATCTTCTGAAGCCGCTTGTACTGTATGTAATTCCGATTCCGAAGGATGTGCCGACGTCGAAGCGCGCCGATCAGGTCAATGGAGACGGAACGAGGCCGACCGATTTTGAATCGGACCGGGAGACGCTGATCGCACTTATGGAGCGGCTCGCCGCGACGCCGACTGACTACGAATTCGGAAGACATTTCAAGTTCGGCGCTATGAACCGCACCGAATGGGGAATAATGGGTGCCAAACACATCGACCATCATCTGAAGCAATTCGGAGTTTGA
- a CDS encoding PQQ-binding-like beta-propeller repeat protein, producing MRVFLIFCLLIVPAAVSAQVWQANLDSKVRFYQTTDFGILLAASDNSLYAFDSDTGERLWRRKHKGLDETSITPIPSTDLVLISTDEGDKSRVEAIDLLSGERIWRSEKVKGDVMQIAVDPDSDLLAVILVKKAKGKIGGEIKRSPVIHALKLSDGDELWRRQLDSDVEMMPSRFDSDGEVPFTLDNFRPPLILDGRVFVFYEGVTAYDARSGEQAFREEFKVNEGGLALTESDAVIDDRFLYVSGRGKIRAIDRKSLKIEWEAKDLGIAAEMALVGNSLFVRTGGQFTRLKDGEIEGKGPFGVSAIDVGSGKTQWRYKGADKGMTNFVFPNAQTILFADRDDLVAIEARTGKKLSSTEHKIEKAQFVLINETGSAVVGGRVEIAAFPVPSPRFDVRSSLSRSEPTSFTRLGFAGSNGQDLALWRVKHKAPARGVFRIVAGIALRAAAVYFRYGGLGSTALNMWRGAGTVRSILNLRWSGLKTRFGSFDLTTLAANAAGNYVSNRLTVFGIAARTANLANRVSGLQIRRASILSQITPSRAEIQESFLDRIDPVRRIEKLSDLLLRRKRLADLRGNYMYYYTDLPEPFDRKGLVGVNIHTGRDERFVLASDPDARFVTDETIGYLFSANGNGLAGFEILQR from the coding sequence ATGCGAGTTTTTCTGATTTTTTGTTTGCTGATCGTACCCGCGGCCGTCAGCGCTCAGGTCTGGCAAGCCAATCTTGATTCCAAGGTTCGCTTCTATCAAACAACCGATTTCGGGATCCTGCTTGCGGCAAGCGACAATTCGCTCTACGCCTTCGATTCGGACACCGGCGAGCGCCTTTGGCGCCGCAAGCACAAGGGGCTCGACGAAACATCGATCACGCCGATTCCTTCGACGGATCTGGTCTTGATCTCGACCGATGAAGGCGACAAATCTCGCGTCGAGGCGATCGATCTGCTGTCGGGAGAACGTATTTGGCGATCCGAAAAGGTCAAAGGCGACGTTATGCAGATCGCTGTCGATCCGGACAGCGATCTGCTCGCTGTGATACTCGTCAAAAAGGCGAAAGGCAAGATCGGCGGCGAGATCAAACGCTCGCCGGTGATCCACGCGCTCAAGCTTTCCGACGGTGACGAGTTGTGGCGCAGGCAACTCGATTCGGACGTCGAAATGATGCCTTCGCGGTTCGATTCCGACGGCGAAGTGCCGTTCACGCTGGACAACTTTCGCCCGCCGCTGATCCTCGACGGCCGCGTTTTTGTCTTTTACGAAGGCGTCACCGCATACGATGCGAGGTCCGGCGAACAGGCGTTTCGCGAGGAATTCAAGGTCAATGAAGGCGGACTCGCGTTGACCGAATCGGACGCGGTTATTGACGATCGGTTCCTTTACGTTTCAGGCCGCGGCAAGATCCGCGCGATCGACCGAAAATCTCTGAAGATCGAGTGGGAGGCGAAAGATCTCGGGATCGCCGCCGAAATGGCGCTTGTCGGCAACTCGCTTTTCGTGCGCACCGGCGGTCAGTTTACGAGACTCAAGGACGGCGAGATCGAGGGAAAAGGCCCGTTCGGGGTATCGGCGATCGACGTCGGTTCCGGGAAAACCCAGTGGCGTTACAAGGGCGCGGACAAGGGAATGACGAATTTCGTTTTCCCGAACGCGCAAACGATCCTGTTCGCCGACCGCGACGATCTTGTCGCAATCGAAGCGCGCACCGGAAAGAAACTCTCGTCAACAGAACATAAGATCGAAAAGGCGCAATTTGTCTTGATCAACGAAACCGGCAGCGCAGTCGTTGGCGGACGCGTCGAGATCGCGGCGTTTCCCGTGCCGTCGCCGCGTTTTGATGTCCGCAGCTCGTTATCCAGGTCCGAACCGACCTCGTTCACGCGGCTCGGGTTTGCAGGATCAAATGGCCAAGATCTCGCGCTTTGGCGTGTGAAGCACAAAGCTCCGGCGCGCGGCGTTTTCCGAATCGTCGCGGGCATCGCGCTTCGAGCGGCGGCCGTTTACTTTCGCTATGGAGGGCTCGGAAGCACTGCGCTGAATATGTGGCGCGGCGCCGGAACGGTCCGTTCCATACTGAATTTGCGATGGTCTGGACTCAAGACACGCTTCGGCTCGTTCGATCTGACGACGCTTGCCGCGAACGCGGCGGGCAACTACGTGTCGAACCGTTTGACCGTTTTCGGGATCGCGGCGCGAACCGCGAATCTCGCGAACCGCGTTTCAGGACTTCAAATCAGGCGTGCTTCAATACTTAGTCAAATCACGCCTTCGCGAGCAGAGATTCAAGAGAGCTTTCTCGATCGCATCGATCCGGTACGGCGGATCGAAAAACTGTCGGATTTGCTTTTGCGCCGCAAGCGTCTCGCCGATCTTCGGGGAAATTATATGTACTATTACACCGATCTTCCCGAGCCGTTTGACCGCAAAGGCCTCGTCGGAGTAAACATTCATACGGGACGAGACGAGCGGTTCGTGCTCGCATCCGATCCGGACGCTCGATTCGTGACGGATGAGACGATCGGATATCTGTTTTCGGCGAACGGCAACGGCCTCGCCGGCTTTGAGATCTTGCAGCGTTAG
- a CDS encoding methyltransferase, translating to MESVTPAIQQMPPEAQMMHLAMGFIVSQVLAVSARLKIADRIANGGKTAGELAAETETYEPSLYRLLRALASLGVLHRSDDGRFVNTALGDVLRTDHPKSMQGALHMMGDPEHWNSHGNMQQSVKTGEVGFDFTFGMPVFPYFAQNPAAAAIFDRSMTSFSSAVADAVSSAYDFGGAKTIADIAGGHGILLAKILQRNPQAKGILFEQPQVIDGNILAREGVADRTTLVPGNFFNEIPVVADVYLMKFIIHDWNDEQSIKILNNLARSAPKGSKLLLVETLVEEDDNQPSLSKVMDLNMLVMTGGSERKASEYSALFEKTGFRFERVYTTDPLQIIEAVRV from the coding sequence ATGGAATCAGTTACCCCCGCAATTCAGCAGATGCCGCCGGAGGCGCAAATGATGCATCTGGCGATGGGATTCATCGTGTCGCAGGTGCTGGCGGTGTCGGCAAGATTGAAGATCGCCGACCGGATCGCGAATGGCGGCAAGACCGCGGGCGAACTTGCCGCGGAAACGGAGACGTACGAGCCGTCGCTTTACCGTTTGTTGAGGGCGCTCGCGAGCCTCGGCGTTTTGCACAGAAGCGACGACGGCCGGTTTGTGAACACGGCGCTCGGCGATGTTCTTCGCACGGATCATCCGAAGTCGATGCAGGGCGCGCTACATATGATGGGCGATCCGGAGCATTGGAATTCGCACGGGAATATGCAGCAGTCGGTCAAAACCGGCGAGGTCGGATTCGACTTTACATTCGGAATGCCGGTTTTTCCGTATTTCGCGCAGAATCCGGCTGCCGCCGCGATTTTTGACCGTTCGATGACGAGTTTCAGCTCGGCAGTCGCCGACGCCGTGTCGTCAGCTTACGATTTCGGCGGCGCGAAGACGATTGCGGACATCGCCGGCGGACACGGTATCCTGCTCGCGAAGATTCTGCAGCGGAATCCGCAAGCGAAAGGAATTTTGTTTGAGCAGCCGCAGGTGATCGACGGCAACATCCTCGCGAGGGAGGGCGTTGCGGATCGGACCACACTTGTTCCAGGCAATTTCTTTAACGAGATTCCGGTCGTCGCCGATGTCTATTTGATGAAGTTCATCATTCACGACTGGAACGACGAGCAATCGATCAAGATCCTGAACAATCTCGCAAGATCGGCGCCGAAAGGGTCGAAACTGCTCCTCGTCGAAACACTTGTCGAAGAGGACGATAACCAACCTTCATTGAGCAAGGTTATGGATCTCAATATGCTCGTGATGACGGGCGGGTCGGAGCGAAAGGCATCCGAGTATTCGGCGTTGTTTGAGAAAACCGGATTTCGTTTCGAACGGGTTTACACGACCGATCCGCTCCAAATCATCGAAGCGGTCCGTGTCTGA
- a CDS encoding amidohydrolase, protein MFKRALVSYLLFVFVLPTGAVASAQTSASLLLYNGKVFTADEDFSIAEAVVIDGERIVAVGTSKELRSKYRAAKELNLQGRLVTPGFNDAHVHFLRGAVALLNVNLVGVKTLADAKAMVAAKAKETKPGEWIIGRGWDHTLWDGKFPTRKDLDLVAPNNPVFLVRVDGHVGWVNTKAIELAGIGGSTKSPDGGEIERDASGEATGILKETAQGLVSRLIPQPTLEQQTKGLELALQMARGYGITSVQDNSGYETTKLYREFLKQGKLTVRVSEWQNFEDSIVELKRQRAEFAGFKDDPNRLKLGALKGYVDGTLGSKTASMLAPFSDDPANSGIPRKSAEDLNRMIIERDKQGWQIALHAIGDRANRMALDGFDAAFQANGRRVETVGDIVFLDDQASRTSRRWFTMSPDVLPTRHRIEHSQVVAPSDFKRFAELGIIASMQPSHAITDQRWADSRLGEYRVLGAYSWHLMRSYGVHVAFGTDFPVESTDPYRTLFAAVARQEENGKPEGGWQPQERLSMAEAIRCHTYESAYAEFAEKEKGTIEAGKLADLVVHSKDLLTIEPREILTTRPVYVIFNGNLLQGTR, encoded by the coding sequence ATGTTCAAAAGAGCGTTGGTTTCATACCTCCTTTTTGTGTTCGTTCTTCCAACCGGCGCGGTCGCGTCGGCGCAGACTTCTGCCAGCCTTTTGCTCTATAACGGCAAGGTCTTTACCGCCGACGAGGATTTCTCGATCGCCGAAGCGGTGGTCATCGACGGTGAGCGGATCGTGGCCGTCGGGACTTCAAAGGAACTGCGCTCGAAGTATCGCGCGGCGAAGGAGTTGAATTTGCAGGGCCGACTCGTGACGCCCGGATTCAACGACGCGCACGTGCATTTTCTGCGAGGCGCGGTCGCGCTTCTGAACGTGAATCTCGTCGGAGTCAAAACGCTCGCGGACGCCAAGGCGATGGTCGCGGCGAAGGCAAAGGAAACGAAACCCGGCGAGTGGATCATCGGCCGCGGCTGGGACCATACGCTTTGGGACGGCAAATTTCCGACGCGGAAGGATCTCGACCTCGTTGCGCCGAACAATCCCGTTTTCCTGGTGCGCGTCGACGGACACGTCGGCTGGGTCAACACGAAGGCGATCGAACTCGCCGGAATCGGCGGTTCGACGAAATCGCCCGACGGCGGCGAGATCGAACGCGACGCGTCGGGCGAGGCTACCGGAATCCTCAAGGAAACGGCGCAGGGTTTGGTTTCGCGTTTGATTCCGCAGCCGACTTTGGAGCAGCAGACCAAGGGACTTGAACTCGCGCTTCAGATGGCGCGCGGTTATGGGATCACTTCGGTCCAGGACAATTCGGGATATGAGACAACGAAGCTTTATCGAGAGTTTCTGAAACAAGGAAAACTGACCGTTCGCGTTTCCGAATGGCAGAATTTTGAGGATTCGATTGTTGAGCTGAAACGGCAGCGGGCGGAGTTTGCGGGGTTCAAAGACGATCCCAACCGATTGAAGCTAGGCGCGCTGAAGGGTTATGTCGATGGAACGCTTGGATCGAAGACAGCCTCGATGCTCGCGCCTTTCAGCGACGATCCGGCGAATTCGGGAATTCCGCGGAAATCGGCGGAAGATTTGAATCGAATGATCATTGAGCGCGACAAGCAGGGCTGGCAGATCGCGCTTCACGCGATCGGTGACCGGGCGAACCGGATGGCGCTTGACGGCTTCGATGCTGCTTTTCAAGCGAACGGCCGACGGGTCGAAACCGTAGGAGATATCGTTTTCCTGGACGATCAGGCAAGCAGGACTTCGAGAAGATGGTTCACGATGAGCCCCGATGTTCTGCCGACCCGGCATCGTATCGAGCATTCGCAAGTCGTCGCGCCGTCGGATTTCAAACGATTCGCCGAACTCGGGATAATCGCTTCGATGCAACCGTCACACGCTATCACCGACCAACGCTGGGCCGACTCGCGCCTCGGTGAGTACCGCGTATTGGGCGCATACTCGTGGCATCTGATGCGGTCGTACGGCGTTCACGTCGCGTTCGGGACGGACTTTCCGGTCGAATCGACCGATCCGTACCGGACGCTTTTCGCCGCCGTTGCACGACAGGAAGAAAACGGCAAGCCCGAAGGCGGATGGCAGCCGCAGGAACGGCTCTCGATGGCAGAGGCGATCCGTTGCCACACGTACGAGTCTGCCTATGCCGAGTTTGCGGAAAAAGAGAAAGGCACGATCGAAGCCGGGAAACTCGCCGACCTCGTCGTGCATTCAAAAGATCTACTGACGATCGAACCGCGCGAGATTCTGACGACCCGCCCGGTGTATGTGATATTCAACGGGAATCTCTTACAAGGAACGCGTTAA
- a CDS encoding peptidylprolyl isomerase produces the protein MKRIYITAALVALLSVGLFAQIPVPTLVQISKAEDELRFDQTLETLLQNRNPKIRERAALAAGRIGNDTAVPMLAGLINSDESDAVRVMAMFAIGEVESIKGADVVLSVLSNTRADGAIRARAIEAAGKIGAANSKHERSKELSKAIVEALEFESGRRSMPNRDTIVLGLTAVLRTRPDGGDAAAARFLGYSDERVRSDAANTLTRIRAKNANRELRSMLKSDTYAIARANAARALGAAEDKDSLSDLLAAAISDSDSRVRVSAIRSVAALKDGSAREKLIERGNALLVEHKRSKFANPAEKNELLEIATALGRLAQNTNDEKTVGFLSELRKADKFVSPETEIALARVAPDFYVDELTDEQSSFSNDWRASSSAFQALGEIAVLPKNDVNDPIKLKVKLLLIQKIGAWLESDVKLRKQYVMAFPDLLRAFAAFKSESTSNIIRPLLEAEPDEVVRATVAEILAEQKPSKENLEALGKAFTDSLLRDKFSNDATIAIMDALFKIDKAEASGWLLTALSSSDYLVRKKAFQLLSDEELQKSKPGIPTIVEYAIARKRNLVSSFSSGSKLGIIRNTNADYARAVSRKNGTVTAVFATEKGRFTIALMPEDAPLTVDNFIRLARANYFNGLAVHRVVPNFVMQDGDNRGDGNGGPGWSIRCEVNTLPYERGAVGMALSGKDTGGSQWFVTHSPQPHLDGGYTVFGRVPESDMKVVDSIVRGDKILSVKIIGR, from the coding sequence ATGAAACGAATCTACATTACCGCGGCGCTCGTTGCTCTGCTTTCGGTCGGTCTGTTTGCTCAGATTCCTGTTCCGACTTTGGTACAGATCTCCAAGGCGGAGGACGAACTGCGGTTCGACCAGACGCTCGAGACGTTGCTGCAGAATCGGAATCCGAAAATTCGTGAACGCGCCGCCCTGGCGGCCGGACGAATCGGCAACGACACCGCGGTTCCGATGCTCGCGGGATTGATCAACTCGGACGAGAGTGACGCAGTTCGGGTGATGGCAATGTTCGCGATCGGTGAGGTCGAATCGATCAAAGGCGCGGACGTTGTTTTGAGCGTGCTTTCAAATACGCGAGCAGACGGTGCAATTCGTGCGCGAGCGATCGAAGCCGCCGGTAAGATCGGTGCTGCGAACTCGAAGCACGAACGTTCGAAGGAACTTTCAAAGGCCATCGTCGAGGCGCTTGAATTCGAAAGCGGGCGCCGTTCGATGCCGAACCGCGACACGATCGTACTTGGTCTGACCGCCGTGCTTCGAACGCGCCCCGATGGCGGCGATGCCGCGGCCGCGAGGTTTCTCGGATATTCAGACGAACGGGTTCGGTCGGACGCGGCAAACACTCTGACGCGAATTCGGGCGAAGAACGCCAATAGAGAACTCCGCTCAATGCTCAAATCGGACACGTACGCGATCGCGCGCGCCAACGCGGCCAGGGCGCTCGGGGCCGCCGAGGATAAAGACTCGCTCTCCGATCTTCTGGCCGCCGCGATTAGCGATTCGGATTCGCGCGTCCGTGTTTCGGCGATCCGTTCGGTCGCCGCGCTCAAAGATGGGTCGGCTCGCGAAAAGTTGATCGAACGCGGCAATGCCCTGCTGGTCGAACATAAACGCTCGAAGTTCGCGAATCCGGCCGAGAAGAACGAACTGCTTGAGATCGCAACGGCGTTGGGCCGCCTGGCCCAGAATACGAACGACGAAAAGACCGTCGGATTCTTGAGTGAACTCCGAAAAGCGGACAAGTTCGTTTCGCCCGAAACCGAGATCGCGCTTGCGCGTGTCGCGCCGGACTTCTATGTCGACGAACTGACCGACGAACAGTCAAGCTTCAGCAATGACTGGCGCGCTTCGTCGTCGGCGTTTCAGGCGTTGGGCGAGATCGCGGTGCTTCCGAAGAATGACGTCAACGATCCGATCAAGCTGAAGGTCAAGTTGCTTCTGATTCAAAAGATCGGAGCCTGGCTCGAGTCCGACGTAAAGTTAAGGAAACAGTATGTAATGGCTTTTCCGGATCTGTTGCGCGCCTTCGCGGCATTCAAATCGGAAAGCACGTCGAACATCATCCGGCCTCTGCTCGAAGCCGAACCGGACGAAGTTGTGCGGGCGACCGTTGCTGAAATCCTGGCTGAACAAAAACCGTCGAAAGAGAATCTGGAAGCTCTCGGCAAAGCGTTCACCGATTCGCTCTTGCGGGACAAATTCTCGAACGACGCGACGATCGCGATAATGGACGCGCTTTTTAAGATCGACAAGGCCGAGGCGTCGGGTTGGCTGTTGACCGCCCTCAGTTCATCGGATTATCTGGTGCGCAAAAAGGCGTTCCAGCTTTTGAGCGACGAAGAACTGCAGAAATCAAAGCCTGGAATTCCGACGATTGTGGAATACGCAATCGCAAGAAAAAGGAACTTGGTATCGTCGTTTTCATCCGGTTCAAAACTCGGCATCATTCGGAATACAAACGCCGACTATGCGCGCGCTGTATCACGAAAAAACGGAACCGTTACCGCAGTCTTCGCGACTGAAAAGGGGAGATTTACGATAGCGCTGATGCCGGAGGACGCTCCGCTCACGGTCGACAATTTCATCCGGCTGGCGCGCGCGAACTACTTCAACGGTCTCGCGGTCCATCGCGTCGTGCCGAACTTCGTAATGCAGGACGGCGACAACCGCGGCGACGGCAATGGCGGTCCGGGATGGTCGATCCGCTGCGAGGTCAACACGCTGCCGTACGAACGCGGCGCGGTCGGGATGGCGCTTTCGGGCAAGGACACCGGCGGCTCGCAATGGTTCGTGACACATAGCCCGCAGCCGCATCTCGACGGCGGCTACACGGTTTTCGGGCGCGTTCCCGAATCGGATATGAAGGTCGTTGATTCGATTGTCCGCGGGGATAAGATCCTGAGCGTGAAGATCATCGGGAGATAA